One genomic region from Metallosphaera tengchongensis encodes:
- a CDS encoding ATP-binding protein, protein MVQQFINRGKELKFLEEKYREDKAQLIILYGRRRIGKTELIKQFIKGKEYIYHMSTTDGILNNLNRLKEAFARYTGKNYFKSLNVALDEMLIYFGDEIGYRRPILAIDEFQYLMDADRSVVSLLQRAWDEKLASTKIFLLITGSSVGMMENEVLSKKSPLYGRRTGSWKLTRLSFSHIPEFFPGKKIEDLVKIWSIVDGIPFYILQLDASKTVEDNVRDKILKKGSVLYDEPLYLLREEFREQRVYLSILKALSQGYNTISKISEVTGIDKGNLTAYLDRLEENEIVERVTPYGMKRGWYEFKDNFFDFWFEFVYENLNDLEMDRVEEVMRRIDLDRYFSFKFEKLIRELVRERSIVLPLEYEYVGKYLHKGEEVDVIAEGKDAIFLGEVKWSEEVDCKPLLTKMRKVMGNLNKSGEKQEYYGVFAKSFKNCEADVVYDLSNIAQAVLEGK, encoded by the coding sequence ATGGTACAACAATTTATCAACAGAGGCAAGGAGCTGAAGTTCTTAGAGGAGAAATACAGAGAGGATAAGGCACAGCTGATAATACTTTACGGTAGGAGGAGAATAGGAAAGACTGAATTGATTAAACAGTTCATCAAGGGGAAGGAGTATATTTACCATATGTCCACCACCGACGGGATTCTGAACAACCTAAACAGACTTAAGGAAGCGTTTGCTAGGTATACTGGGAAAAACTACTTCAAATCCCTCAATGTAGCCCTTGACGAAATGCTGATCTATTTTGGTGACGAAATAGGTTATAGGAGGCCTATCCTCGCCATAGATGAGTTCCAGTATTTAATGGACGCGGACAGAAGCGTCGTTTCCCTACTCCAAAGGGCGTGGGATGAGAAGCTAGCATCTACCAAGATCTTCCTGTTAATTACTGGGTCAAGCGTGGGGATGATGGAAAACGAAGTCTTATCCAAGAAGTCGCCGCTTTACGGCAGAAGGACTGGGAGTTGGAAACTCACTAGACTCTCATTTTCACACATCCCCGAGTTTTTCCCTGGAAAGAAAATAGAGGATCTTGTAAAGATTTGGAGTATAGTGGACGGAATACCCTTCTACATTCTTCAGTTGGATGCAAGCAAAACCGTTGAGGACAACGTAAGGGACAAAATACTGAAGAAAGGAAGCGTACTTTACGATGAACCTCTCTACTTATTGAGAGAGGAGTTTAGGGAGCAAAGGGTCTACCTAAGCATATTGAAAGCGCTCTCCCAAGGGTACAACACAATCTCCAAAATATCTGAGGTTACAGGAATCGATAAGGGGAACCTAACGGCTTACCTTGATAGGTTGGAGGAAAACGAGATCGTTGAAAGGGTCACACCATATGGGATGAAGAGAGGGTGGTACGAATTTAAGGACAACTTCTTCGATTTCTGGTTTGAATTTGTTTATGAGAACTTAAACGACCTTGAAATGGATAGGGTTGAGGAAGTAATGAGGAGAATCGATCTAGATAGGTACTTCTCCTTCAAGTTCGAGAAATTAATAAGGGAACTGGTGAGGGAGAGATCGATCGTGCTACCTTTGGAATATGAGTACGTTGGCAAGTACTTACATAAAGGGGAAGAAGTGGATGTAATAGCGGAGGGGAAGGACGCGATATTTTTGGGAGAAGTCAAGTGGTCAGAGGAAGTGGACTGCAAACCCTTACTTACAAAAATGAGGAAGGTTATGGGTAATTTGAACAAAAGTGGCGAAAAACAGGAGTACTATGGAGTTTTCGCAAAGTCCTTTAAAAACTGCGAAGCCGATGTGGTCTACGACTTGAGCAATATAGCCCAGGCGGTTCTAGAGGGGAAGTAA